The Deltaproteobacteria bacterium DNA segment TGGTCTTTTAGCCGGTTGAAATGAAAGGAGAATGGCGATGTGTCGAGGAGCACATTTTTTGCCGGCGGGCAATGACAATCGAGGAGGCGCCAACAGGGAAAAACGGGGGAGGTCGAGCACTTTTGTTCGAAAAACGCTGCTCCACTTCCTATGTCTGGTCTCGTTTTCGTTAGCCGTTACAGGGTGTTTCATGGAAAACGAGGAGATCAGGACCGTGAAAGATGGTCATTTTAGCGATCATCCGGAAAAGACCGTCGGGGAAGCGATCGATAGATTCTTCGCCAATCCGCGATGGGAATCGGGCATAGGAGTAGACGGCGAGACAAAGGGAAAAACACTCGTCAACGTCAAAGGTCGGATCACCTATATGGAAAAGGAGGTTACGGCAGGGCTTCAGTTTATCGTCGATCCCGAAAAGGGTTCTTTCCAACTTCATGCCATGGAAATGAACGACGTTCCTCAGAATTATTTCTTGATGGCCGCCCTTGTCGAGAAGATGTTTGAAAGAAATGAAACACCGATATCGGGGCAGGCAGAGGGGAAAAGCAATACGGCGGCTTCGGGAAGCGATTCCCCTGACGCAGAGGATACGGATGATGATCTCGAAACCCTGCAGGCGGATTTTGAAACCGCGGACCGCGAAATCAACCGTTTATACAGGGAAATCCGAAGCAACCTTTCCCCGGGTGAACGGGAATCCCT contains these protein-coding regions:
- a CDS encoding DUF1311 domain-containing protein; the protein is MENEEIRTVKDGHFSDHPEKTVGEAIDRFFANPRWESGIGVDGETKGKTLVNVKGRITYMEKEVTAGLQFIVDPEKGSFQLHAMEMNDVPQNYFLMAALVEKMFERNETPISGQAEGKSNTAASGSDSPDAEDTDDDLETLQADFETADREINRLYREIRSNLSPGERESLKREQIVWIKKKESTCNDMVEEKDKLSCWTDTTRERIDELKAYVR